The following are encoded in a window of Calonectris borealis chromosome 17, bCalBor7.hap1.2, whole genome shotgun sequence genomic DNA:
- the CIMIP1 gene encoding ciliary microtubule inner protein 1, with translation MAHRRTDPAQPCNFVARDNCWKKYTEIELEAARRWCQKWGFLKTPLEELIEGEKKENTKPKVELPEHLRVRPVTPVEKYIKVIPSPPVPKTTQGFIGWRSAVPGLELERDFQIQSCKGTFFKDLKWPCEPSD, from the exons ATGGCGCACCGGCGCACCGACCCGGCCCAGCCGTGCAACTTCGTAGCGCGGGACAACTGCTG gaaaaaatacactgaaattgaACTAGAAGCTGCAAGAAGATGGTGTCAGAAATGGGGATTCTTGAAAACACCCCTTGAGGAG ttgattgaaggtgaaaagaaagaaaatacaaagcccaAGGTAGAGCTTCCAGAACATCTGCGGGTTCGACCTGTGACACCTGTGGAAAAATACATTAAG GTGATTCCATCTCCTCCAGTACCTAAGACTACCCAGGGATTTATTGGCTGGAGATCAGCGGTTCCAGGGTTGGAACTTGAACGTGATTTTCAAATCCAAAGCTGCAAAGGAACCTTTTTTAAGGATTTGAAGTGGCCATGTGAGCCCTCTGACTGA